DNA sequence from the Alkalilimnicola ehrlichii MLHE-1 genome:
GAGGGGTAGACTGCCGCGTCGCTTCGCTCCTCGCAGTGACGGTGGGGGTGGGTCCGCGCTTGCAGCGGCGGGGTGACGGGGCGTCGTTGCCGTCGTCGCAGCCCAGGGCGTCAGTGGAAATCCCGCGAACGGACGTCCAACGCCCCGAGCCAGTCGCTCCAGTCCTCCAGCCGTCCGGCCACCAGGTGGGTGACCGCCCCCTTGCGCTCCCAGATGCCGCTGACCATCAGCAGCCGGGCCGCCAGCAGGGTGCGGCGCTGGGCCTCGGCGGTGGCCTTCCAGACCACCAGGTTGATCTGCCCGGTCTCGTCCTCCAGTGTCAGGAAGGTGACGCCGCCGGCAGAGCCGGGGCGTTGGCGGTTGATGACCAACCCGGCGGTGCGGACCAGGCGGCCGTGGCCGGTGCTGGCCAGATCGGCAGCGGTCAGCAGCCGGCGGCGTCGCAACTGCGGGCGGAGCAGGGCCAGGGGGTGGCGGCCCAGGGTGAAGCCCAGGCTGGTGTAGTCGGCCACCAGGTCCTCGCCCTCGGCGGGGGCGTCCAGCGCCGGCGCCGCCTCCTCGATGTGCAGATCCTCAAACACCGGCAGGCCGGCTTCGGCGCCCAGCACCTGCCACCAGGCCGCGCGGCGGTGACCGGCCAGGCCGCGCAGGGCGCCGGCGTGGGCCAGGGTCTCCAGATCCCGGCGGTGCAGGGCGGCGCGGCGGGCCATCTCCTGCACGTCGCGGAAGGGGCGCCGGCCGCGGGCGGCGATCAGCCGGTCCGCCGCCCGGCGGTTGAGGCCCCGCACCAGGCGCAGGCCCAGGCGCAGGGCCGGTTCGCCGTCGCCGCGGTGCTCCGGGCTGCAGTCCCAGTCGCTGTGGCGCACGTCCACCGGGCGGATCTCCACCCCGTGGCGTTCGGCGTCCCGCAGTAACTGGGCCGGGGCGTAGAAGCCCATGGGCTGGCTGTTGAGCAGCGCGCAGGTGAAGAGGGCCGGCTCATGGCACTTGAGCCAGGCGGAGACGTAGACCAGCAGGGCGAAGCTGGCGGCGTGGGACTCCGGGAAGCCGTACTCGCCGAAGCCCTGGATCTGCCGGAAGAGCCGCTCGGCGTAGTCCTCGCAGTAACCATTGCGGCGCATGCCCTTGAGCAGCTTGTCCCGGAAGGGGCCCAGCCCGCCCTTGCGCTTCCAGGCGGCCATGGCCCGGCGCAGGGCGTCCGCCTCGCCGGGGGTGAAGCCCGCCGCCACCACCGCCAACTGCATTACCTGTTCCTGGAAGATGGGCACGCCCAGGGTGCGCGCCAGCACCCCGCGCACGGCTTCGCTGGGGTAATCCACCGGCTCCAGGCCCTCCCGGCGGCGCAGATAGGGGTGGACCATGTCCCCCTGGATGGGGCCGGGACGGACGATGGCCACCTCGATCACCAGGTCGTAGAAGGTCTGCGGCCGCAGCCGGGGCAGCATGGCCATCTGGGCGCGGGACTCGATCTGGAACACGCCCATGGTGTCGGCGTCGCTGATCATGCGGTAGACCGCCGGGTCCTCCGCCGGCACGTCGGCCAGGGTAAGCCGGCGACCGCGGAACCCGGCCAGCAGGTCGAAGGCGCGGCGGATGCAACTGAGCATGCCCAGGGCCAGCACGTCCACCTTGAGCAGGCCCAGGGCCTCCAGGTCGTCCTTGTCCCACTGGATGATGGTGCGCCCGGCCATGGCGGCGTTCTCGGTGGGTACCAGCTCGCTGATGGGGCCCTCCGAGATCACGAACCCCCCCACGTGCTGGGAGAGGTGGCGGGGCAGACCCAGCAGTTGCCCGGCGATGGCCACGGTGCGGGCCAGGCGCGGGTCGTCCGGGTTCAGGCCGGCCTCGCGCAGCCGCTCCGGGTCCACCCGCTTGCCGTCCCACCACTGGATGCTTCCGGCCAGCCGGTCGATGGTCGCGGCGTCCAGCCCCAGGGCGCGGCCGGCGTCGCGCAGGGCGCTGCGCGGGCGGTAGCGGATTACCGTGGCGGCCAGGGCGGCGCGGTGGCGGCCGTACTTGCGGTAGATGTACTGGATGACCTCCTCACGCCGTTCGTGCTCGAAGTCCACGTCGATGTCCGGCGGCTCACCCCGCTCCTTGGAGATGAAGCGCTCGAAGAGCAGCGACTGGCGGGCCGGGTCCACCGCGGTGATCCCCAGGCAGAAACAGACCGCCGAGTTGGCCGAGGAGCCCCGGCCCTGGCAGAGGATGCCCCGGCGCCGGGCGAAGGCGACCACATCGTGCACGGTGAGAAAGAAGGGTTCGTAACCCATCTCGGCAATCAGGGCCAGTTCGTGGTCCACCTGGTGGGCGACCTTGTCGGGCATGCCTTGGGGCCAGTGGCGGCGGGCGCCCTCCAGGGTGAGCCGGCGCAGATAGCTGGCGGGGGTCTCGCCGGCGGGCACCAGCTCGGCCGGGTATTCGTAGCGCAGTTTATCCAGGCTGAAGCGGCACTGGTCCGCCAGGTGCACGCTGCGGCGCAGCAGCGCTGGGGGGTAGAGCCGGGCCAGGCTGTGCAGCGACCGCAGATGGCGCTCGCCGCTGCACTCCAGCGCCGTGCCCATCGCCGCCAGGGTGCGGCGGTGGCGCAGGGCGGAGAGGGTGTCCTGCAGGGCGCGTCGGCCGCGCCGGTGCATCAGCACGCCGCCGGCGGCCACCGCCGGGAGCCGGAAGCGATCCGCCAGGGCCAGTAGCCGCTGCAGGCGGGCCTCGTCGTCGGGGCCGTGGTGCAGGGCCACTGCCACGTGGCCCCGATCGCCGAAATGGCGGGCGAACCATCGGCCCTGTTCGGCGTCGTGCGGTGCATCGTCAGGCACCCACAGGGCCAGGCAGTGGGGCAGGGTGCCCTCCAACTGCTCCCGTTCCAGACGGTAGTCCCCCTTGCGGGCCTGACTGCGGCCCAGGCTGATAAGCGCGCAGAGTTCCGCCCAGGCCCGGCGGCAGGGGGCGAGCAAGACCAGCAGCGGGCCCTGGTGAATGCGGATCTCGCTGCCGTGGATCAGGTGCAGGTCCGTCTCTTTGGCCGCCTGGTGGGCGCGCACCGCCCCGGCCACCGAGCACGCGTCGGTGAGGGCCAGGGCGCGGTAGCCCAACTCGGCGGCCCGCTGCACCAGTTCCGCCGGCTGAGAGGCACCGCGCAGGAAGCTGAAGCAGGACAGGCAGTGGAGTTCGGCGTAGTCGATGGGCATGCGGGGTCTGGAGCTGTATAAATATACAGTTATTGTCGCCCTCCCGGCACCGGCCGGCAACCCTGCCGGGCGGGCGGCGAATCCTGGGGGCCGGTTAGCGCGGGGTGCTTGGGGGTGTCGGGGCGTCCAGGCCCTGCGGCGTCGCCTGCATGGCCGCCTGTCTCTGTACCGCCCTGGGTGCGCCATTGGCCAGCAGCACCGCGCCCAGTGAGCAGACCGCCATGATCAGCACAATGGGCAGGAGAGCCTCACCGGCCAGGCGGGTGGAGAGGGCGCTGACGGCACCCGCCACCGTGAATTGGGTGGCGCCCAGCAAGGCGGCGGCGGTGCCACCCAGGTTGGGGAAGTAGTCCAGGGCCCCCGCCAGGCTGTTGGGGACGATGGCGCCCATGCAACCGGTGACCGCCATCAGACAGGCCACCACGGCCCAGGAGGGCGCATCCAGCAGCACCAGCAGGATAAGCAGGGCGATGGCGAGGTGCTGCGTCGCGACCGCGGTGCGCAGGATGTGCACCGAGGGAAAGCGCAGGAGCAGGCGGCGGTTGACCAGGTTCAGCACGGCCATGGCCGCCACATTGGCAGCGAACAACGCCGCGAAGGCGCTGCTGGAGAACCCGAACCACCCCTGGTAGATGAACGAGGCGTGGGTAATGAACACCAACATGGCACTGAAGGCCAGGGTCTGCAGGGCAATGAAGCGCATGGCCACCCGGTGCCGCAGTACCAGCAGGTAGTTGGTGACCAGCGATTGGACCGGCGTGCGCGCGGGGACGCGTACCGGGATGCGCCGGAACAACCGGTAATGCAGCAACACCCCGAGCAACAGCGCGTAGCCGCCAAGCGCGTAATAGATGGCGGGCCAGTTACTGACCGCCAGCAGGGCGCTGCCCAGGGCAGGGGCCGAGGCCGGGGCGATGAACATCACCAGGCCGATCAACCCGAACAGGCGGGCGGCCTCGTTGCCCCGGCACTGGTCGCGGACAATGGCCGGGACGGACACCGCGCAGAAGGCGCCGCCCACTCCCTGGACCACCCGCCACGCCAGCATCTCGTTCAGGCTGTCCGCCTGCGCCACCATAAAGGCCGCGGCGGCGAAGACCGCCAGCCCCAGCAGCAGCACCCGCTGACGGCCGTAGCGGTCGGACAACGGGCCGCCGATCAGTTGTGCCAGACCGAGGGCAAAGACATAGGCGCTCAGCGTCAGGCCCACATCCGCCTTGCTGACGCCCAGGTCGCCGGCGATGGCCGGGAAAGCGGGCAAATAGGCATCCAGGGCCAACGGCCCCAGGGCGACCGTCATGCCGAGCAGAATCGCGAGTTGATAATGGGGCATTGACTCACCTGATGAGCGCTAAAAGGCGCCTTGTGCGCTATTCCGTACGGGTGACTTGCCGGTCAGTCCGCCTTACACTGAACTTATGGTCATTCAGGGTATGCCTTTTGTGCCGGGCGAGGCGGCCGGCCGGATCACCTACGAACCTGCCGATGCTTCGGACAGCCATATCCTTGTGCTGCCCTACGCCGAGACCTTCTCCCTGGAGCGCATCCCGGCCGGTCTGGTGGTGTTGGGCGGTGCTCCGCTGGCTCACCCCTTGATCCAATTGCAGCAGCTTGGTGTGCCCACGGTGCTGCTCCATGCCCGGCAGGGCGACGCCCTGCACCCCGGCGAGCACTTCCATTTGGACGGGACCAGCGGCGTGCTGAGCCCCGCCGCCGGTCGTCCGGAACGGAGCCAGGTTCAGAGGGTAGCCCGCCAGAGTGGGCGTGTTCGGACTCGCGACGGTGTGCCGGTGCATCTGCGCGCCACGGTGACGGGCGAGTTGGGGGCCCGGACCGCCCGCGATGTCGAGGCCGATGCCATCGGTCTGGTGCACAGCGAGTACCTCACGCCGGCCTTGGCGCGGATGCCCGATCAGGCCTACTACGAGAAGGCGTTCGGGGCGATCTGCCGGGCGGCGGAGCCGTTGCCGGTCACCGTACGGCTGCTGGATATCTCGGTGGACAAGAAGCCCGCCTGGTTGGGTGAGCTGGCCGGTCTGACCGGCCTGCTCGGCCTGCAAGGATCACGACTCTATGATATACCACCGGTCAAGAGCGTGGTGGAGGCCCAGGCGGCGGCGTTGGCCACGCTGGCCCGTCACTACGAGCTTCGGGTGGTGATCCCCTTTGTCAACAGTCCGGAGGAGTTCCGCCATTGGCGCAACCGCCTGCGCCGCTGGTTGCCGCCGGTCATCCCCCTGGGGCCCATGGTGGAGACACCGGCGGCGGCGTTGTCACTGCAGCAGCTGGACGCCGTGGCTGACTTCGTCAGTATCGGTACCAACGACCTGATGCAGTGCTTCTTCGGGGCCGACCGCGATATCCCCCAGGTGGCCGGCCACCTGGACCCCTACGCCCCCTCGCTCTATCGCCTGCTGCAGGTGGCGACCCGGGACGTGAACGTCACCCGGGTCCAGCTCTGTGGCTTGCTGCAGCAGTTGCCCGGGGTGTTGCCGGTCCTCATCGGACTGGGTTTCCGGCGCTTCAGCGTCAGCCCCCGGCTGGTGCCCCGGCTCTCCGAGGTGGTGGCCGCCACAGACAGCCGCAGGGCCTATGAGCAGGCCCAGCGGATCTGTACCGCCCGGGACAGTCAGGAGGTGCGGGCGCTGCTTGGCTTTGGGCCGGGCGGTGATGAGCCCGCCGTACCGTGGCAGGTGGGCGAGGTCCGGCTGGGCCTGCGTTAACCGACTTGCGCCTCGGTCGTCCCGGGCCACCCGGTGATCAGTCGCCCTGCCGGGTCGAAGGGCAGGGGGCCCCGCAGGGGGCACAGGCCGCGCTGCCCTCGCGCTGATTCAGGGTGGTCTCCAGGCCACCGACACCCAGGTTGGTCTTGAAGGTGGGGCTGGTGAAGTGGTCGGCCATCACGGCGCCCGTGACCAGGAGCAGGGCGGCCAGGACACGCCAGCGTTTGTACCCGCGGTTCGGTTCGCTCACTTCGCCCCCCTTACCGATTGCTCAGGTTGAAGAAGGGGCGCAGGCGGATGCCGATCAGGGAGCCGACCCAGGCGGCGGCGAACCACACCCAGCCATGCAGGCTGGCCGAGGCGATGCCGCTGAACAGCGCGCCGATGTTGCAGCCGAAACCCAGGCGCGCACCATAGCCCATCAACAGACCGCCGAGAATGGCTGCCAGCAGTGAGCGGGGCGGTATCCGTCCGGCGCTCGCCTTGTTGTACTTGTTGGCCAGGCCGGCGGCCAGCATGGCGCCCAGGAACACCCCGAAGTTGGTCACCGAGGTCACATTCACCAGCACGCTGTCGCGCAGTGCCAGGGCGGGGTAGTCCCAGGTCCAGAATTCGAACTGGGCCAAATCGACGCCGACCGCCTGCAGGACCTTCGCCCCCCAAAGGCCGAAGGCAAAGGTGATGCCCCAGGGGTGACCGGAGAGCAATAGGATCGCAAGGTTCCCCAGGGCGAGGACCACCACCGCCCAGATCAGCGGCCATTGGCCGGTGAAAAAGGTCTGCAGCCACCCCTGGTCCGGGCCCGGACCGACGAACACCTTGCGCTCCACGTCGCCATGGTGACGCCGCTCCAGGTGGCTGATCCACGCCGTGAGGGCGGCGATCACCGCCAGTTGCACGCCGATGGCGCCGACCGGGCTGAGGCTGATGCTCAGGTTCACCGGATCGGCCCCCGGCTGATCCAGCCACCAGGGCAGGTGGAAGGTGCCCACCACTGAGCCGACGATGAAGAAGACCAGGGTTAGCACCATGCGGATGTTGCCGGCACCGACCGTGAACAGGGTACCGGAGCCGCAACCACCGCCCAACTGCATGCCGAGCCCGAACAGAAATGAGCCCAGCACCAGCGAGACACCCACCGGCGCCAGTGCACCGGTCATGCTGCCGGCCTCGGCCCCGGCCAGCACCGGTACAAACAGCACCGTGGCCAGGGCCAGCAGGGCCAACTGCGCGCGCAACCCGGCACTGCGCCGCTCCACCACAAACCGGCGCCAGCCGCCGGTGAAGCCGAAGGCGCCGTGGTAGAGCGCCACCCCCAGCAGGCCGCCGATGAGGAAGAGGACGGCCATGAAGGGTGCCGTCTCCAGCCAGATCAGCCCGCCCAGCAGGGCGAAGCCCAGCAGTGCCGTGGCGACGATGAAACGGTCGATCCCGCCCCGGTCCTCCTGGACTTGTGCGGTGACCGAGGTTGCGGTGCTTGCCATTCACTACTCCTGTGGCGAACGGTTCGCAGGGCGGGACCTGCGAACCGGGGAAAACGGTCTGTCGGGAGCGCCCTAGTTTTAGTTGAAGAAGCGCTCAATCAGTCGGGCCAGCCCCTGGCGCTCCACCTGCAGCGGGCGCTCGGCGTCGGCGCTCCACTCCACCATGGAGCCGTCGTACATCAGCACGTCGTCGTGACCGGCGATCTCGCTAAGCGCGAACCAACCCACGGAGGCCCAGTGCCCGGTGTTGCAGAAGGTGACGATCTCGCGCTGCGGATCAACGCCCGCCTCGGCCAGCAGTTGCTGCAGCCGTTGGCTGTCCACTGCGCGACCGGACTCATCGACGATCAGGCGGGCCTCTTCCACATTCTTGGCCCCGGGGATGGTGCCGTGCGCCCGGGCCGCCGGATGCCCGCCGCGGCCCAGGTAGTGCGCCTGCGGCCGGTTGTCCACCAGCTGGGCGCCGCGCTCGCGCCACTCCAGTAGTCTTTCGGTGGTGCCAACCATCTCCGGTCGGAAATCCGCTGCGAAGTCGCTGCGCGGGCGTTCATGACCGCCGGTGGCCACCGGCAGCCCGGCCTCCTGCCAAGCGCGGAAGCCGCCGTTGAGGATGCTGACCCGGTCGTGGCCCAGGACCTTGAAGGTCCAGTAGATCCGGGCGGCGCTGCCGAAGTCCAGGCCATCAGTACCCGCAGCGGTGATCACCACATGGTCGTCGTTACTGATGCCCAGCTCGCGGATCAGCCGCTCGAGCGATGCCACGTCCGGGAGCTGCGCGGGGACGCCCTGGCGCTCCGTGCGCCAGCCCGCCTTCAGGTAGTCGCTGTGGATGGCGCCCGGGATATGGCCCTCCAGGTAGGTGTCATGGCCACCGCCGTCCAGGGCGTTGCGGACATCCAGGACCACCAGGTCATCGCGCTCCAGTTGCCCCTGGAGCCATTCGGGTTCCGCCAGCGGCCGCGCCTCCGGATCGCCCGCCCCGGCGTGGGGGGCCAGGGCCAAGAGGGCGGCGGCGAATAGGCTTGTCAGGATCTTCATGGTCGTCGTCCGAGCATTACCAAGTGTAATGGTTAGTTTATTTATAGATAAAAGTTTTTGTAACCAGCCTTGTTAGATCGATTATGAATTTGGTAAGGCAGTGACGCACTATCCAGGGGTGAGGCTGAGCGGCCGGCGACCAGGGGATGAGAGGGGGGGGGGGTGACAACATTCAAAAAAATTCTATAATATCGAACCAACACGACGCGGCCCCGGCCGTGACCGGAACAGACGTGGCCTGACCCCTAGGAGGGAACATGCGAGAGATTGAGGTCGATGTAGCGGTGATTGGCGCCGGCTCCGCCGGTTTGCGGGCTTATCGCAGTGCCGCCCAATACGCCAAACGGGTGGTGCTGATTGAGGGCGGTGACTACGGCACCACCTGCGCAAGGGTGGGGTGCATGCCTAGTAAGCTCCTGATCGCGGCCGCCGAATCGGCGCATCATGCGCGCGGTGCTGCAAAGTTCGGGATCCGGGTGGCGGAACCCGAGGTGGACGGTCGGGCGGTGATGGAGCGGGTTCGCACCGAGCGCGACCGGTTCGTCGGCAAGGCCACGGCCGTGACGCAGAAGATCCCGGAGGCGGACCGGCTTCACGGGCACGCCCGGTTCGAGGACCGGAACACCCTGCGGGTGGGGGATGATTTGCGGGTGCGCGCCGGCAGTGTGGTCATTGCCACCGGCTCACGGCCGCAGGTGCTGCCGATGTTCGAGGGGCTGGGTGACCGGTTGGTGGTGAATGACGACATCTTCGACTGGATGGACCTGCCCGAGTCGGTGGTGGTCTTCGGTCCCGGTGTGATCGGACTGGAGCTGGGGCAGGCGCTGCAGCGGCTAGGGGTGCGGGTCCGGATGTTCGGCATCGGTGGTTTTGTCGGGCCGTTGACGGACCCCGACGTGAAGGCCATGGCGGAGCGTCACTTTCAGTCCGAGTTCCCGCTGGATGCGGACTCCCGTGTGGAGTCGGTGGCCCGGGAGGGCGACCAGGTGGTGGTCCGCTTCCGGGACGGGGAGGATGAGCTCCGGGAGGAGCACTTTGAGTACCTGTTGGCCGCCACCGGCCGGCGTCCGAACGTGGACCGGTTGGATATCGGCAATGCCGGGCTGGCGCTCGATGACCAGGGGCTGCCGGTCTTCGACCGCTATACCCTGCAGTGCGGCGACAGCAGCGTGTTCATCGCCGGTGACGCCAACAACCATCTGCCTCTGCTCCACGAGGCGGCCGATGAGGGCGTCATTGCCGGGCGGAACGCGGCCCGCTTCCCGGAGGTGGCGCCGGGACATCGGCACTGCCCGCTGAGCATCGTCTTCACCGATCCGCAGATCGCGATGGTCGGCGATGCCCGTGCGGAGCTGGAAGAGGGCACCTATGCGGTGGGTGAACTGGATTTCAGCGCCCAGGCTCGGGCCAGGGTGATGGGCGAGGACCATGGTCTGATGCGGGTCTACGGCCGCTACTCGGACGGCCGGTTCTTGGGGGCGGAGATCTTCACACCCCGGGCGGAGCACATGGCCCATCTATTGGCCTGGTGCCGGGAACAGGGCCTGACCGTTGCCGAGATGATCGACAAGCCTTACTACCATCCGGTGCTTGAGGAGGGGTTGCGCAACGCCCTGCAGATGCTTCAGAGCCGTCTGGAACAGGGCCGAGGCCAGGTCCGGCCCTGATGGGGCGCCGGCGACCGGCCATCGGCATGACCCCCGCGCTGCGGGGGCGTCCGGTGGGTGGGGGGCGTCAGGCGAAGCCCGGCGGATTCCACTCGTCCATCATCTTGCGCCGCGCCGCATCCAGGCGCTCCGACATCAGACTGGCGAAGTGTTTGAGGATGGCGTAGCCCAGCCTCGGGTCCTTCTCGCAGTGCTGGCGGATGACCTCGCCCTCGAACTCCACCAGCCGGGTCGGTGCCTCGGCGCGTGCCTGGAAGGTCCATCGGTAGGGTGGGATCAGCCAGGACCAGCCCAGCACTTGGCCTGCCGTCAGGCTTTGTACCTCCAGTGTCGGCCCTTCAATGGCAGGGACCTCGATCACAATGTTGCCATCCTTGAGCAAATAAAAGTGACGGGCCGGATCGCCGTTGCTGAACAGCACCTCGTCCTTGTCCAGGGAGATCTCGCTGGCATGTTCGGCCAGCAGGTCCAGTACGGCATTGTCGAAATCGGAGAAGAAATCCTGATCGGCCAGGAATTGTTTGATCGCTGCTTTGGTCACGGTGCTACCTCCTTGCCCGTCCGCCGCCGTTTGCGGTTATGGTTCGGGCCAGCCAGTGCCTTCTTATGATTCTTTAGAGCCCGCGGGCGACTTTGGTGTTCCCGCGGACCGACGTATTTTGTGCGGAGCACTGCCCCCAGCCTAGACTAAGCGGCGGGGCGTGTAACCCTGCACCGAGGCGGCAGATCAGCACACCGGCCCGACGCCCCGCGGGCGAAACGTAGGGTGGCTGCCGCCGGTGAGCGGCCGGTCAAACGGCGGGAGGCAGATGATGAAAGTGACGGTGGATTTGTGCGTGATTCCCCTCGGGGCCGGGGTCTCTCTGGGCGGGTATATTGCCGCCTGTGAGCGGGTCCTGGAGGACGCCGGACTGAGCCACGAACTCCATCCCTACGGCACCAATATCGAAGGCGAGTGGGACGCGGTCTTCGCCGCCGTCCGCCGTTGCCATGAGGTGGTGCACGACATGGGCGCCCCGCGGGTCTTTACCACCCTCAAAGTGGGCACCCGCACCGATCGGGACCAGTCCCTGCAGGACAAGGTGGCGAGTGTGCATCGCCATCTGGGCCAGGCATGAGGGTGTTCCGCACCCTTTTCCCCGCGGAAAGCCGGCGCCTGCCCGCTCAGCGTTGGGTCAACATCGGGCTGCGCTCTCTGCACCTGATGGGGACGGCCGGACTCGGCGGCGCCTACCTCTATGAGGCGCCGCAGGCGGCCTGGTTGCCCTATTTCTGGCTGACCATGGTGTCCGGGGTGTTGATGGCGGCTATCCACATCTGGAACAACGGGATCTGGCTGATCCAGGTGCGCGGCCTGGCGATCATGGCCAAGGTGCTGCTGTTGTTGCTCATTGCATGGCTGGAGGGCGCGGATCTTGCGCTGTTTCTGTTGGTCATACTGATATCGGGTGTAATCGCCCATGCGCCGGGTGACCTGCGCTATTACTCGCCATGGTATGGAAAACGCATGGAGAAACTGTAGTCATAAGAGAAGCGCGTCACAAAATGAGTCGTCAGACACTTGCCTGCGGACAGTCATATGCCTACCCTGCGTTATTCGTCTGCGCGGCCGATTCCAAGTGAGGTCGTATATGTCCGGGTGGTGGCTGCCAAGCCGTTGATCCCAGGGCCATCTCTTTGCGGGCGTTGCGGGGGCCGAGGGCCCCGGGCGCCAAGTTCGACACCTGTTCCGGGTGCCGTTCCGGGTTTCTGGTAGGTCCAGTGCATGTCCGGCTGTAGGCGGGCAGGGCCGGGCCTTCGCCGGAGCCCGCGATATGTGGGAGGAAGATTATGAGCCAAATGCTTCCGCTGCGTCCCGTCGATCGGGATGGAACCTTCGAAGCGCGTCGATTCCAGGTCTTTACGGCCCGCAACATGGACAAGATTCCGGGGCTGGACCGGATGCCAGAGGACGAGCGCTTCGCCATGCGGGTGGTGGCCAATGTGCTGCCCTTCCGGGTGAATGAGTACGTCATCAACGAACTTATTGACTGGGAGAAGGCGCCGGATGACCCCATCTACCAGCTGACCATCCCCCAGCGGGGCATGTTGGCTCCGGCGCTGTTCGACCGCATGGCCGATGTGCTGCGGCGGGACGCGTCGCGTGAGGAGATCAACCGGGTGGCCTGGGAGATCCGCAACGAACTCAATCCCCACCCCGCGGGCCAGATGAAGCTGAATGTCCCCCAGCACGACGGCGAGAAGCTGGAGGGCATGCAGCACAAGTACAACGAGACTGTGCTGTTCTTCCCCAGCCAGGGCCAGGTCTGCCACTCCTACTGCACCTTCTGTTTCCGTTGGGCGCAGTTTGTCGGCGATAAAGACCTGCAGTTCGCCTCCAACGAGGCGGAGCGGCTGCACGCCTATCTGCGCGACCACCGGGAGGTCAGCGACCTGCTCCTCACCGGCGGCGACCCCATGGTCATGAAGACCCGGAAGCTCGAGGAGTATCTCGACCCCCTGCTGGCGGCCGACCTGGAGCATGTGCAGACGGTGCGGCTGGGCACCAAGGCGCTGACCTTCTGGCCTTACCGCTTCGTCACTGACAAAGATGCCGACGATCTGCTGCGGCTGTTCGAGCGGCTGGTCAACAGTGGCCGGCACGTGGCGCTGATGGCCCACTACAACCACCCGCAGGAGCTCAAGACGCCGATTGCGGAGGAGGCCATCCGGCGTATCCGCGACACCGGCGTGGAGATCCGTGCCCAGGGGCCGCTGCTCGCGCACATCAATGACAGCAGTGAGGCCTGGGCGGAGCTTTGGCGCAAGCAGGTGCGGCTCGGCATCATCCCCTATTACATGTTCGTGGAGCGCGACACCGGGGCCCGGCACTACTTCGAGGTGCCCCTGGCGCGGGCCTGGGAGATCTACCGCGACGCCATGAAGCAGGTCTCCGGGCTGGGACGCACCGCGCGAGGCCCGTCGATGAGCGCCGGCCCGGGCAAGGTGGAGGTGCAGGGCATTACCGAGGTCCAGGGCGAGAAGGTATTCGTGCTGCGCTTCATCCAGGGGCGCAACCCGGACTGGGTCCAGCGGCCCTTCTTTGCCAAGTTCGATCCCAACGCCACCTGGCTGGATCAGTTGCAACCGGCGTTCGGTGAAGATAAATTCTTCTTCCAGGATGAATATGACGCCATGCTGGCGTCGGTCGAATCCGACTGACCCACCTGACCCACCCCCACCCCGGTCCCCCGCTCCTGCGGGGGACCTTCGGTTTGGGCCGGTGGTTGCCCGGCCTGAGCCTGGTGCAGGCCGGCTGCTGTAACCCCGTGAGGCAAGGCCCTGATGCGTATCGGTCTCCAGCTCATCATTCTGTTCTTCCTTATGCTCGTCGGCGGCGCCGGTTGGTACGCGCTGATGCTCTCCGCGGCGGACGGGGAGGGCGACCAGCGGCCCTCGATGGCCGCGCCGGTTCAGATTGCCCCGGTGGAGCGCGATGAGGTGCTACGCA
Encoded proteins:
- a CDS encoding sulfurtransferase; this encodes MKILTSLFAAALLALAPHAGAGDPEARPLAEPEWLQGQLERDDLVVLDVRNALDGGGHDTYLEGHIPGAIHSDYLKAGWRTERQGVPAQLPDVASLERLIRELGISNDDHVVITAAGTDGLDFGSAARIYWTFKVLGHDRVSILNGGFRAWQEAGLPVATGGHERPRSDFAADFRPEMVGTTERLLEWRERGAQLVDNRPQAHYLGRGGHPAARAHGTIPGAKNVEEARLIVDESGRAVDSQRLQQLLAEAGVDPQREIVTFCNTGHWASVGWFALSEIAGHDDVLMYDGSMVEWSADAERPLQVERQGLARLIERFFN
- a CDS encoding dihydrolipoyl dehydrogenase; translation: MREIEVDVAVIGAGSAGLRAYRSAAQYAKRVVLIEGGDYGTTCARVGCMPSKLLIAAAESAHHARGAAKFGIRVAEPEVDGRAVMERVRTERDRFVGKATAVTQKIPEADRLHGHARFEDRNTLRVGDDLRVRAGSVVIATGSRPQVLPMFEGLGDRLVVNDDIFDWMDLPESVVVFGPGVIGLELGQALQRLGVRVRMFGIGGFVGPLTDPDVKAMAERHFQSEFPLDADSRVESVAREGDQVVVRFRDGEDELREEHFEYLLAATGRRPNVDRLDIGNAGLALDDQGLPVFDRYTLQCGDSSVFIAGDANNHLPLLHEAADEGVIAGRNAARFPEVAPGHRHCPLSIVFTDPQIAMVGDARAELEEGTYAVGELDFSAQARARVMGEDHGLMRVYGRYSDGRFLGAEIFTPRAEHMAHLLAWCREQGLTVAEMIDKPYYHPVLEEGLRNALQMLQSRLEQGRGQVRP
- a CDS encoding Crp/Fnr family transcriptional regulator codes for the protein MTKAAIKQFLADQDFFSDFDNAVLDLLAEHASEISLDKDEVLFSNGDPARHFYLLKDGNIVIEVPAIEGPTLEVQSLTAGQVLGWSWLIPPYRWTFQARAEAPTRLVEFEGEVIRQHCEKDPRLGYAILKHFASLMSERLDAARRKMMDEWNPPGFA
- a CDS encoding MTH1187 family thiamine-binding protein, with amino-acid sequence MKVTVDLCVIPLGAGVSLGGYIAACERVLEDAGLSHELHPYGTNIEGEWDAVFAAVRRCHEVVHDMGAPRVFTTLKVGTRTDRDQSLQDKVASVHRHLGQA
- a CDS encoding KamA family radical SAM protein, coding for MSQMLPLRPVDRDGTFEARRFQVFTARNMDKIPGLDRMPEDERFAMRVVANVLPFRVNEYVINELIDWEKAPDDPIYQLTIPQRGMLAPALFDRMADVLRRDASREEINRVAWEIRNELNPHPAGQMKLNVPQHDGEKLEGMQHKYNETVLFFPSQGQVCHSYCTFCFRWAQFVGDKDLQFASNEAERLHAYLRDHREVSDLLLTGGDPMVMKTRKLEEYLDPLLAADLEHVQTVRLGTKALTFWPYRFVTDKDADDLLRLFERLVNSGRHVALMAHYNHPQELKTPIAEEAIRRIRDTGVEIRAQGPLLAHINDSSEAWAELWRKQVRLGIIPYYMFVERDTGARHYFEVPLARAWEIYRDAMKQVSGLGRTARGPSMSAGPGKVEVQGITEVQGEKVFVLRFIQGRNPDWVQRPFFAKFDPNATWLDQLQPAFGEDKFFFQDEYDAMLASVESD